The Candidatus Rubidus massiliensis DNA segment TAAAACCATTTTTAAGGAGAATGTATGTCTCATAAATTTGAATTACCCAAACTTCCTTATAATTTTGATGCTTTGGAGCCGTTTATTAGTAAAGAAATTATGGAGTTGCATTACACTAAACATCACCAAACGTATGTAAATAATTTAAATAAAGCTTTAGAACAATATGAAGAAGCTGAAAAAAATAATGATGTTGCAGCCATGATTGCTTTACAATCTGCCATTAAATTTAACGGTGGTGGACATGTTAACCACAGCATTTTTTGGACTAATTTAGCTCCAGTCAGCCAAGGTGGCGGAAAAGGACCTAATGGTAAACTTTTAGAAGCGATAAATCAACAATTTGGATCATTAGAAAAACTAATAGAAACG contains these protein-coding regions:
- the sodA gene encoding Superoxide dismutase [Mn], with the translated sequence MSHKFELPKLPYNFDALEPFISKEIMELHYTKHHQTYVNNLNKALEQYEEAEKNNDVAAMIALQSAIKFNGGGHVNHSIFWTNLAPVSQGGGKGPNGKLLEAINQQFGSLEKLIETMSTKGTGVQGSGWVWLGYNKSNGRLEVATCDNQDPLSTKGLVPLLGIDVWEHAYYLQYKNVRPDYVKAIWNVVNWANVAERFDKISNKN